The genomic DNA GGTCATCGTGGACGACCTGCACATCATCTACCGCGTGTACGGCGCGGCCACCGAGGCCGAGAAGGGCAACGCGGTCAACGCCCTCATGCGCCTGGTCAAGCGCCAGGGCCGGCCGCAGATGAAGGAGGTCCACGCCGTCCGCGGCGTCTCCTTCGTGGCTCAGCACGGTGACGCCATCGGTGTCATCGGCCGCAACGGCTCCGGCAAGTCCACCCTGCTGCGCGCCATCGCCGGGCTCCTGCCGCCGCACTCGGGCGCGGTCTACACCGACGGTCAGCCCTCCCTGCTCGGCGTCAACGCCGCGCTGATGCGCGAGCTCACCGGCGAGCGCAACATCGTGCTCGGCTGCTACGCGATGGGCATGAACCCCAAGCAGGTGAAGGAGAAGTACGAGGAGATCGTCGACTTCTCCGGCATCGGCGAGTTCGTGCAGTTCCCCATGTCCACCTACTCCTCCGGCATGGGCGCCCGCCTCCGCTTCGCCATCGCCTCGGCCAAGGCCCACGACGTGCTCCTCATCGACGAGGCACTGGCGACCGGCGACCGCGACTTCAAGCGCAAAAGCCAGGAGCGGATCAAGAAGATGCGCGACGAGGCCGGCACGGTCTTCCTGGTCGCGCACAACCTCGACGTGATCGAGGAGACCTGCAACCGGGTGATCTGGCTGCACAAGGGCAAGATCAAAATGGACGGCGACCCGAAAACGGTGATCGCCGCCTACAACAACGTCTGAGGCGGCGAGCCGACGCCAGAACGAGCGGCGGCGGGGCAGGATGGGAGCGACCGACAAGCCGTTCCCATTGGAGATGAACCGTGTCCCCACGGCCACCGATTCCCTACGACTTCCTGCCCCAGGTTCCGGCGCTGACCGTCGAGAGCGACGACGTCCGTGACGGCGAGACCATGTCCGAGACCCAGGTGTTCGACGGCTGGGGAGCCACCGGGCAGAACGTCTCCCCGCACCTGCGCTGGTCGGGGGCGCCCGAGGGCACCCTAAGCTACGCGGTGACGTGCTACGACCCCGACGCCCCCACCGGCAGCGGATTCTGGCACTGGCTGCTGTTCGACATCCCCGCCGACGTGACCGAGCTGCCCGCCGGAGCAGGCGGCGCCGACTCCCGTTTCGGCGTGCACGGCCGCAACGACTACAGCATCAACGCCTACGGGGGC from Streptosporangium sp. NBC_01756 includes the following:
- a CDS encoding ABC transporter ATP-binding protein, whose product is MAELTEELPQVKAEEPGVPSTDVRVHPNPDPVGDSRTGTPTVIVDDLHIIYRVYGAATEAEKGNAVNALMRLVKRQGRPQMKEVHAVRGVSFVAQHGDAIGVIGRNGSGKSTLLRAIAGLLPPHSGAVYTDGQPSLLGVNAALMRELTGERNIVLGCYAMGMNPKQVKEKYEEIVDFSGIGEFVQFPMSTYSSGMGARLRFAIASAKAHDVLLIDEALATGDRDFKRKSQERIKKMRDEAGTVFLVAHNLDVIEETCNRVIWLHKGKIKMDGDPKTVIAAYNNV
- a CDS encoding YbhB/YbcL family Raf kinase inhibitor-like protein; translated protein: MSPRPPIPYDFLPQVPALTVESDDVRDGETMSETQVFDGWGATGQNVSPHLRWSGAPEGTLSYAVTCYDPDAPTGSGFWHWLLFDIPADVTELPAGAGGADSRFGVHGRNDYSINAYGGAAPPPGWPHRYLFAVHALDVEKLDVSADTPPAVVGFNITAHTLARGYIAPVYET